The Xanthomonas fragariae genome has a segment encoding these proteins:
- a CDS encoding YjfK family protein produces MTMSFFSKLFGQPQPLPLPTSGTGAIGHTLPLGLRIGGQVEIDTTLYRMAPDAMTAELPGGHQGIPCYGHVDLGDGYCLHRFYLDDDALLQVTTVGGDLEAMKAFVYCETVNPPSKQAFQEFVMQHPHLGAAQIEYAGKRWQRATQSTDDMARIPPIAYDEVLYRYQPPRRDGDLTHYAMLYSRDVPELQREEFLLVTGEDSGPNEFCVTYAVGIDVTVADLDIT; encoded by the coding sequence ATGACGATGAGTTTTTTCAGCAAGTTGTTCGGTCAACCGCAACCGCTGCCGCTGCCTACTTCCGGCACCGGTGCGATCGGTCACACCCTGCCTCTTGGCCTGCGTATCGGCGGCCAGGTGGAGATCGACACCACCCTGTACCGCATGGCGCCCGACGCCATGACCGCCGAGTTGCCGGGGGGGCATCAAGGCATTCCGTGCTATGGCCATGTCGATCTGGGCGACGGCTATTGCTTGCACCGCTTCTATCTGGATGACGACGCCTTGCTGCAGGTCACCACGGTGGGCGGCGATCTGGAAGCGATGAAGGCGTTCGTGTATTGCGAGACGGTCAACCCGCCCAGCAAGCAGGCGTTTCAGGAGTTCGTGATGCAGCATCCGCATCTGGGTGCGGCACAGATCGAGTACGCCGGCAAGCGCTGGCAGCGTGCCACGCAGTCCACCGATGACATGGCCCGAATTCCGCCGATCGCCTACGACGAGGTGCTGTACCGCTATCAGCCGCCGCGTCGCGATGGCGATCTGACCCACTACGCCATGCTGTATAGCCGCGACGTGCCCGAGTTGCAGCGCGAAGAATTCTTGCTGGTCACTGGCGAGGATTCCGGCCCCAACGAATTCTGCGTCACCTATGCGGTCGGCATCGATGTCACCGTGGCCGATCTCGATATCACCTGA